In Salvelinus alpinus chromosome 19, SLU_Salpinus.1, whole genome shotgun sequence, the genomic stretch ctcggcggcaggtagcctagcggttaagagtgttgggtcagtagtcgaaaggtcgctggtttgaatcaccaagccgactaggtgaaaaattggccaatgtgcccttgagcaaggcacttaaccctaattgctcctgtgagTTGCTCTGCATAGGAGCGTcttctaaatgactaaaatgtaaatgtaaaatgtatctgGAGTCCCCAAACTGACACATGGCCGACAGAGCTGCCAAACAATGGTTGGACTTCCTTGATAAACTCGTAAAACTAAAGTGAACGGTCAATGTTAGAGTGTTAGTAATGACCTCCCACATGAGTGTTTTTTCTGTGAATTACCCATACTGCATTTCAAGGAATTGTTGATTCGCTGCTGCCGTGCAACAAATGTGAGGAAAATCCAGCTTACTGACCCATGTCCGTAGGCCTATGAGTGCAGGCTTTCAGTTCAGGCAGCTAGGAGTTGATTTGATTACATCTGCCCCTTTTGAACCCAGTTAATTTACAAGCCAAAGACCTAAAACCCCCAGCCTTTTTACATAAGTAACATTCATCATACAGTAGGCCATATATGAAACGTTGATCAAATAGACTACATTTAGTCATTAATAGTAACTTTGTAATAGATAGTCCATTAAAGCTACATTCTGGGATTAGATAAGCAATCAAACGTGGTCCCTGCCACTTGTTTTGGTATAGGTATAGGCATACAGCCAGCATtctagatgcaaggactgacaatCCATGACATCCACATGATAGCTCTAAACATATTTTAAAGCTATTATTCTTGCTTGCGGCCTTCTTGTTTGTAAACACTAATAAAACCTTATTTTTTTGTAGGTATGATAGAAAAGGAGAGTTGTGTTAACATTAGGCATCTGCTTCAAGAGTCAATGGGTAGGCTTGCCTGATAATCAGACTGTGATACCTCTGGTTCACAGTGTGAGATTAATGCTGTACATttgtttggaaaaatgtcctctcacAAGCAGAATGCTGAATAAAATCATATTTTAACGTACTTTACTGGTTGACCGTGCGGTGGGTCCTTTTGCAGGTAGGAATGTGAGACAATacatccacaggaaagtataacTACGTACAACTTTTCAAAGCGCTGGTAGTGCGTTCACATTTCAATCACCTGAAGCATTTCAAAAACAGCTGTCTATTTCAGAGATGTGTGCGAGTGGCGTGCACAGATTGTTGGGCCAAACGTTCGGACTCGAAACATGCAGGAATGTCTACATGCTTAATAGTGTAGGCCAACAGGTAAACACCACTGTAAACACGCTTTTATCTCAGGAGTTCTAGACCCTGTAATTGCTACCAATAAAACGCCTAGACTTTGGCCTCATCAGTAAACAGACGGAAACCACTTGGAATGATTTAGGGATCACAACTATCATCCTCAACTATCACTGAAATCAATTGTTGGATGGTGCGAGTGATTCAAAAAATGGTagctaaatacactgaacaaaaatataaacgcaacatgtaaagtgttgcttccatgtttcatgagctgaaataaaagatcccactttttttttttttttacatatgcaCAAAAGGGttatttttctcaaatgttgtgcacaaatttgtttacatccctgttagtgagcatttgtcctttgccaagataatccatctacctgacaggtgtggcatatcaagaagctgattaaacagcttgatcgttacacaggtgcaccttgtgctggggacaataaaatgtgcagttttgtcacacaacacaatgccacagatgtcttaagttttgagggagtgtgcaactggtatgctgactgcaggaatgtccaccagagctgttgtcagataatttaatgttaattctcTACCATAAGATGCCTACAACgtagtcgttttagagaatttggcagtacgtccaagcggcctcacaaccgcagaccacgtgtatggcgttgtgtggtttgctgatgtcaacgttgtgaacagagtgctccatggtggaggtggggttatggtataggcaggcataagctacggacaacgaatacAATTGCagtttatcgatggcaatttgaatgcatggagataccgtgacgagatcctgaggcccattgtcgtgtcccagttcttccatggcctgcatactcaccagacatgtcacccattgagcatgtttgggatgctctggatcaacgtgtacaacagcgtgttccaattccctccaacatccagcaacttcgcacagccattgaagaggaatgggacaacattccacaggccacaatcaacagcctgatcaactctatgcaaaggagatgtgtcttggtgcatgaggcaaatggtggtcacaccagatactgactggtttactgatccactcccctacttttttaaaaaggtatctgtgaccaacatatgcatatttgtattcccagtcatgtgaaatccattgatttgggccaaatgtatttattttaattaactgatttccttacatgaactgtaactcagtaacatttTTGTAattgttgcattcatattttctgttcagtatatattcAAATAAGATGGTTTTGGAACACGTAAGATTGAAAACTGCAATTCGACATGTGTGGCTGGTTACAAAGTTAACAGGCTGATTCGCAGGCGTAGCTCGCGTATCACTACCTATATGGAATTTTGGGCTTTACTTGCATCTCATCATCACCACTAGCTTACCGAGAAGCAACAGCTTCAATTCCCGCCGAGCATCCCTCTTATCCCGGCGGAGCTGCCTTTCGATCTCGTCGTTGATCCGCCTGGCTTCTTTCGCCTCCTCGCTGAGGCAACACGCCATTATGGAGTCAAGGGTCATTCTTTTAAAATCACTTTTCCTGCTTCTTTATGCAGATTCCACTTGCAATAAATGATAACAGTTAACGAATATCATATCACGCCCTCACAGCTGCAGAAAAAAACATGGACGCGTTTAATATAAATAGGACATAGCCTAGATGTggttaaaataaaatgtatatttgtgttgcCCCCCGTTTCGTGTCCTTTCTGGTCGCCTGTCAGTCAGATGACAGTAGCTCGGGGAGTTAACTAAATGTCAGTAAAATTCTAATTGGGTAATGGGTAGTGTGAATTCTCTTCTAAATATGATCAACAGATCCGTCCGTAGTCTTTGTGATAAGCATTCTCATTCTTGCCCAGTCATCCTTTTCACGTCTTTTATTAAAAGGCATGTCTTCATATCCTACGTCCAATATAGTCCTATCATATCATCCGTTTGATGAAAAAAGACATGAATAAACGTGTCCGCTTTATTTCCAATAGCTCGACTCCCGGGCGTGGTAAAGCAGAATATGGCGGACTTTCATTCCAATCCGCTAGACATGAATACAATTATCTCTCACtcgcaacaaaaaaaaacaacacGAAAAAACACGCAACACCAATCGCATGTTAACTTTACAAAACGGAAAAACTCGTCATCCGTGTGCCTTGAATAGGAAAACGTTGATTATTCCGCTACACGTTTGCCTATAATACAAATAGAAAAAACGATCATGTTTCGTACAGGCTTGAGCCTTTCCCTTTCATCAATTCCATGTATTTTTACAGAGACCATTCACTCCTGGTCGGTGACGTCGGACAGTGGTAGGGAGTGTCCTCAGAAGAAAAGCGACTCGAAAGTGGGCCTAGTCCCATAACAAGCAGTTGATGTTACCTGCTCTACCTAAAATCTGTACAGAATAATACATACTACATTTGCATGATGGTAGTAGCTGCATGTAAAAAAAAGTAATGCAAAGAGACTAGCATTATTGCATAGCAGAAGAAAAACCCAAGGCAAGCAGACTAAAGCAGTATCTCTACAAGGTATAGGCTCGTCTAGCATACCATTATCCGAGAAATGCTATCTGCCAAATATGTTATCAGTAGTGAAGTGGTCTGTGTTACACAACTTGACCTTTaatcaacaacaataacaacaaaagGCCCTACAAGTATCTGAGTTGTTGTTTACTTTCATGTCACAGTTTGGGCCATGGAATAAGTGCAATTTATGACTTGAAGCCCACACAACCTCATAGAATCTGAGGTTTAAAATCCCTGAACTCCAGCACTGCAACTCACAGGATTTAAAAAGATGATTGCAAGGAAAGGAATATAAATGTTGCTGAGTGAGTGGAACACAAACCTGTTCAAGGCCTGTAAGACCTATTGCAGAGCTattgtaggcctataggctaatgTGCCTCAACTACCTTTTTGAACAAGGCGATATTGTGCTTCTTCACTCGCTGTGTTTACTCAAATCATAGGGAACTGCTGTGCTTCCTGTCTATGGGGTAATGGACAGGATACTGCACTTCTCAAATTTCCTTGAGTACTTCTATTATGCACATTTTAATTAAATGAGCAGCGAAGGCATTTTACATCTATTTAATTGGTCATCTTAAAAAAGCCTCACTGGTCAATGCTTCAGGTCTAGCAACCCTTCCTTAATATAGTACAGGTTGGGTTTATGtaccagtgtaacggatgtgaaatggctagctagttagcaggtacgcgctactagcatttcaatcagttacgtcacttgctctgagacttaagtagggttgcaccttgctctgcaaaagctgcggcctttgtggagcgatgggtaacgatgcttcgtgggcgaccgttgttgatgtgtgcagagggtccctggttcgcgcccgtgtcggggcgaggggacagtttaaagttatactgttacattggtgccgtgacccggatcactggttgctgcggaaaaggaggaggttgaaaggggggtgagtgtaacggatgtgaaatggctagctagttagcaggtacgcgctactagcatttcaatcagttacgtcacttgctctgagacttaagtagggttgcaccttgctctgcaagggccgcggcttttgtggagcgatgggtaacgacgcttcgtgggtgtcagttgttgatgtgtgcagaaggtccctggttcgcgcccgtgtcggggcgaggggacggtttaaagttatactgttacaccagcaCTGAAAAAACACATGAGCAAATGATTTCTGCATGATGGATCATTACCTTGGTCATGGAATGAATATAGCTACAGTGATTGAAAGTTAATATAACTAGTTCTTGATGAGCCGGTTGATTTCCTTTGTTTTTCATCATGTTTGTTACGGGGTTGGAGGATGTTCATTTTCCATGACAAGTCTGCTCcaaaatacagtaggcctacagagcAAATCATGATATGTACAACTTTTTATTTAAAACAttatatgtaaaatgtattatacTATGTAAAGTATTATTATTGAGCCATGGAAATAGACTTGTGCCCTGTGGCTCCTCTCATTGGCAGTTTTGGATGCTCTATTTGCATACTAACTAACAGTTACAATTGAGTTTATCTCACTGAGGAATTGAGTGTTAGTAACTTAAGCAACCCATTTGAGCCATGAAATGGTGTCATAAAAAAAAAAGAGTGAGGAGCGTTTAGGGAAATGTGCCTTGTCCCAGATCTGCTGTCAGGGGACACCAGTCACTCAGGCTCCCgagtgcatctcagtgcaagaggcgtcactgcagtacctggttagattccaggctgcatcacatctggccgtcgttgggagtcccatagggcggcgcacaattggcccagcgtcgtccgggtttggccggggtaggccgtcattgtaaataagtatttgttcttaactgacttgcctggttaaataaaataaaaagtcaaCCTGTGTCTGAAATGAAGGGCAAATTTCACAGGTAAACAACAAACTATGATATGTTAACTACTACActaggaagaaagaaagaagaaaacAAATCCACAACATCTTTATAACAGGAAAGCAATTACATAGGTAATCAAAACTTGCAAtagctatgtttccattaacttTTCCAGTGATTTTTTTCTCGATATTTAATTCACAGACAGACGCGTATATTGCCTACCACCGTGCGTTTCCATTAAACTGTTGTGTCGATAAAAACAGCTGGACGTAATGACGTCACAAAACCTAAAACGTCGAATAGAAATGTGGTTGAAGTGTATCCATCATCTTATTAGGCATATTGCGTATTAATAAAGTGGCTACAGCATGTATGCCCAGCCCACATAtctttcatgtctcaggtagcccgcAAAATCCAGGATGGATATAATACAAAAATGGACTAATATTTGCAATATTCTTATCATTCTCATGTCAATTTATCGCAATTGTATTTACTTGCAGTCACGCATGCCTAGATGATCTGAAACAATTTGATAGTGAAACTTCAAATTGCAATGCGAAGCAACTCAAGCATTCTTGAAAGTCAATACGAACTTTGTCCCGCAAAGAAACATTATTTTTAATTGTTGAATAAATGGATGTTGCGAGCAGTAGGCATTAGAATTACATGTGGAGTGAAGTTTTATAGTTGATAACATAATGTGTCAGCATACCTTCAAAATTATTCGGCAGTCATATTTATTCGAAGAGCACAGTTTCCATCATCAGTAGCTACTGTGtgtttccattaacttgtccagtGTATTTTTGTAGACATTTAGAAAGTTCGCATAGAAAATAGATTGCCTACTACGGTGCACTTCCATTTAACTATCTTGTGTCGATAAAAACAGCTGGACATAATGATGTCACCCCCccagaaaataaacatttttagagtggattttttattattttgctaGCAGTAGGCATTTAGAATGAAGTGTGGCGTGGAGCGTTATAGTTACGTGATAACATCACGTGCCCAGTTTACCTTCAAAATTATTCTGCAATCATCATTTATTAGAAAAACACCATTATttgtttcaataaagaaagttCGACAAAATAAAAATCCCCCCCTGTCGAACAGATAAAAATGTTGTTGATCTTTCATAAATGTATCATATATCTGCCGTTTGCATTACACATGTCGCAATCATTTTTGGGGGTCATTGCTTTGTAGAACCTGGATCAATTGAATCCTATGACTGCATCTTGCCTACGTCACATTTAGCCTTTTGGCAGACATCCAGAGTGACTGAATAAAGTCAATAAGATAAtcaatgtttacatttttttattgaacctttatttaactcggcaagccagttaagaacaaattacaaacccggacgacactgggccaattgtgcgccgccctatgggactcccaatcacggtcggatgtgatgcAGTCTGGATTCATTACGCTAAAATGCTGAACGCAGTTAGAAATAACATCAACCAACTAACAATGCTTTCTCGTACTGAAATCATTCTGCTGGCAGGAAGCACAATCTTGACTAACAGGACATTTTCACACAGATGAATGGGAGACCTGTGCCACAGTGAGCATTTGACCAGCCCACTGAGGTGCGCAGATGGATGCAAGCGTTGCGGCCCACATCAAGGTGTGTGTACCAGTTTTCGTAGTAGAATCCTACACGGTCGATCCACAGCCACCTGTCCTGGAGATAGAATCCACCGATCCACGCGCTGTGCCGGTTGGCCATTGTCGTTAACTGCTGCAGGAAGCGATACTGTCGGGGGTTCTGAACGGAGGCCAGGTTTGCATGCAGAGTGTTGCAGTGTTCCTCTGCGTTGTGCCACGACAAGTATGAGTTCACAAAGAGGAAACAGCGTGACTGATGTAGGTACCAACCATCAGGGCAGTGCAAAAACCTTATCTCTGGTGCTTGGACCAGCGCAAGAGAATGAGCCTCAGCTTCCCCTTCTTCAAGTAGAGCAAGCTCTACTTTGTTGTCTACCAGTTCTACTATGGTCTCCATTGGAGCGTCACCCAGCGGCTTCAGTGGCCCAGTCTCTTTAGCCTCCTCTAGAACTGGAACAATGCTCAGTTGTTCCACTGCCACAGCCTGCTGCTGCCCTGCTGCTTCCCTTAGAGTTAAGGCCACACAGAGTAATACAGAGATGCTCAGGACCTTCATGGTGATTTTGCTGGTTAACTGTAGCCGTAGGTAAGTCACAGGTAGTCTTTTCTCAGGTAGGCCAGTGATGGAGTGATGAGTGGAGTAGCGGTTGCTCCGCTCTTTATATACTGTCCCGTCCTGTATGCTCTCACCAAAGAACGTTACGTGACACAGAGCAATGATAAGTGGAATTTTTATGGTAGTTATGAACGAAGCTGTAAATTGTGATTGGCACTGGAAATTCATTTCCTGAAACCTTGGGTGTTTACGGTCTTTAGCCCGCCGTGTTCCAGTAAATTATGGTAATAAGGGTGTGTTACACTGAAAATAAACCCAGGTGACAGGAATCAGTTCCAGTAAAGACCTGTTCCAGTGGTAGCATACCTGATTCAGCTAGGTCTTGGTGAGCAGTTTAGGTCTATAAATACaatctggggtgtaatcattagtccaaactgTATAGCAAAcagaaaacgttttgcaacaaaaaGAAGCGTTTCTATTGGGCAAATTCAGGTGGGTCGTACTGTTTGCTTCTGTTTGGTTCCAAGTGAATACACCCAGACAGGTGTGCTAATTTAAGGTTAGACTGAACCCACAGGAAAAGGGTTGCTGGGCAGCCCTGCAGTAAATGATAGTAAAACaatctaggctaggggttagggttaaatttagggttaggggaatggttagctaaaagggttaggggacgggttagctaacatgctaagtaacgTTAGTTACAAAGTAGCAAAACAAGTAGTTAAAGTTGCTAATtatctaaaatgctaaagttttcTGTGATGAGTTTCGAACTCGCAACTTGGGTTAATATACATATGTGTTATAAACCCACCCTTGATTTACGTAATCAGCTGTTTTATGTAACCATACTAAAtgtaatttgagtgtcccggatttacatttacgaTGAGACCAGGCTGTTTAGTTGGCTTGTACCCAGTAAGCAAAATGGCTTTGAAAGTCTTTTAGACATTGAAAGTATTTTAGACGTCTTTTCCATTTTAGGAgctgaatgaaaggtgaaaatgCATATTTTCCGGACGTCAAAAAAATGTTTCTTCTTTATGTCATAAATACATCTTATATGGATGGAtattgaaaatatgtattttccagacgttgaaaAGTCATATTTTACGGatgttgaaaatacatattttccagaCGTTAAAAATACGTATTTTCAGGACATTTAAAATCAGGTTTGTTTCGCTTCTGAACTAAAGTTGAAAGGATGTATTTTCTGGATGTTGATatcagtaaaaaaaagaaaatccgAATGAATGTTTAAAATACTTAATTTAcagactttaaaaaaaatttgGTCATTGATTCTATGTTCAAATTTCAACTGCACCTACTGTACATTCTCAATTAAGTAATCATATCACAATATCAATTTCTCTGAAGATTGCAACACAGAATATTTAATGTTGCTCCCATCTGTCACATGCACTTATGCTAGCATTTTCAAACTGGCAGCTATGATTTAAGTAGCCCAACCTACAGTATAAACCTTCAGACCACAGtttagttcagtagagtacattagagtaaagtaggctacaatacagtacactatactctactgtactctactgaactatacttttctttactgtactttaCCATagtgtactgtgctctactgtactgtgcagtactgtccaaacttgtgaaccatagatgtctatgattggttcagatttgatcTGGTCTGGACCAAATTTGAACCAATCACAGACAGCTATGTTTCGggtcaaatctgaaccaatcatagacgtctatgtttgggccaaatataGGCCAGTCTGGACCGGACGTCTGTGGACGTTGAAATCAAAGCCAGTTCAGACCGGACCAAAGCAGAACTCAA encodes the following:
- the LOC139545695 gene encoding ladderlectin-like, whose amino-acid sequence is MNFQCQSQFTASFITTIKIPLIIALCHVTFFGESIQDGTVYKERSNRYSTHHSITGLPEKRLPVTYLRLQLTSKITMKVLSISVLLCVALTLREAAGQQQAVAVEQLSIVPVLEEAKETGPLKPLGDAPMETIVELVDNKVELALLEEGEAEAHSLALVQAPEIRFLHCPDGWYLHQSRCFLFVNSYLSWHNAEEHCNTLHANLASVQNPRQYRFLQQLTTMANRHSAWIGGFYLQDRWLWIDRVGFYYENWYTHLDVGRNACIHLRTSVGWSNAHCGTGLPFICVKMSC